The nucleotide window CAGATGAAAAACACAAACCAACAACAGTATTTCAGTAAGCTGAACTATCATTACTGgtttatattttcatgttatGCTCTAAGAGTTTGCAATGAAGTCTTCAATTCACTACAGAGTGTTTTACTGTATAACCAATTTGGGAGAAGGaatttttgtcataaaaaacagaaacaacAGGGTTTTGCACTTGCATGACAATTATCAAAGCACATTTCCAGTGACCATGAAAGCCACCTGCCTAATACATTATAAGGTCATCAACTGGTAAACATCTATCAGATTCTTTGACCTGTATCTTGTTCTTTTATAAGTTTCCTTGGCTCCAGACTTCTTACTCACTCTTCTTAACAATTAATTTTGACATAGAAAATGTCCATCAAACAATTACCAGTCGACCTTGTAAAGGGTGACATATGGATATGAATATCCTATCCAGAAGGAGGGGAAGAAAAGGATCTTCCGCACAACATGCCAATGAACAACTTAACATAAATTAACATTGAAGAATCATGAAAGAAATTCTCATTAGGTTTCCAGTTTCCTACACCATGCCTTCTTAATCTCAAGTCTATAGTAGAGGACAATGCATCAATAAACAATTACTCAAGTcccaaattatttttcaaacttCTGTGTCTAGAAGACAAAGCAACCATAAACAATTTATTCTGTATTTTGACTTTAATTTCTAAAAGATTACTTGGAGAAGTagaaggatgaaaaaaatgtaacaaaCAACACCTAAGTCCTAACATGAAAATCACAAGAACTTTTATTACTTACAGTTCACGTAGATTTTGAACCATTCCTAGTGTCGATGGAATAGTTCCATTGAGTTCATTATTCTCCAGATGCCTGCAACAATATATGAATCAGGGTCCTCATGAGATATGAGACAGGGCAGTCAATCAAGAACAGGTTCAAGAATCATAATGCTCAGCGTCTGAGTTGATTCAGGAATGACTGGGTAAGGGTCACTATACATCAACTagcacaaaaaattgaaagtagAAAATTGATAAGTGAAGTTAAATTTGCATATTAACAGTGGGTATGATGTATCTTGCCCAAACTGCACAACCAAGTTTTCGACTTTTCTAAGACTTGTTAAACCACAAAATAACAACCCATGGAAATAACATTACTTACAGTATCTTTAGCCTTTTCAACGGTCTCAGATCAGGAATGGTTCCTGAAAACTTATTGTACCCAAGCCAACTGCAATCATCATAGCCAGATAACAGTACAAAAGTTTACTCAAGAacataaaagagaaacaaaaaaactggaaaaaaaaaatcaaaaagcaGCTCACATCTCATCAAGCGCTGACATTTTGGCAATCAATGGTGGCAAAGATCCACTAATACCCATGCCAGTTAAATTCCTGTCCAAATCCAGGAAAGGAATGTAAAGTCAAAAAATCAGTTGTTTCTATATAAAAGGCTCGAAAGAGGTCATATGAGAAAGCTTTAGCACTCACAGGCGAACCACACGAACTCGCGAACCTTCGTAACATGTGACGCCAGTCCAAGAGTTCTCTTGAGGCAAACAAGGATCTCCATTCCAATCCAATGGTGGCGTAAGCATGCTTCTCTTTAGTGCTTCCAAGGCAATAACTGCATCCAACCCAGCATATCAGCAAGTCCATATTGTGCAGCAATGCAAAAGAAATTGGGTTAATCAGTAAAAGAAGGACTATACCATCTCTTGTTAATGTTCTCCCTCCAAGATTCACTATTTGAAGAAGCTCTCCAGCATTAATAACTGGTCCAACAGCTGACTGTGCAGAGGCTGACAACGAGATCCTTGTAAAATTAAATAGAGGCCACCTCGTAGCAAACACAACCTCCCCACCAGGTGTAACATTCAAGTTTCGGTAGAATTCCACGTTATTAACAGACACGCTTAAGGCTCTCCAGGGTGGTGATCCAGGAACTTGGTGATGTCTAAAATACAGGGCAATATAGTAACTTGAGTTCTGAAGGGCTACAGAGGGCCACTGAAGTTCCAATTTTTTCCCTTCCTTTGGTGTCAATCCGGTATCAAACACCTTTGATGGTGGCATATTCCAAAACCCAGTCACAGAGACATTTGAAGTGGTGCTGAATGACTGATTATCAGGAAACTGATCCCAGAAGCGATCAAACTGATCATCAGGAAACCTTAAATTCAAATGAACAACAAGTGTCTTAGGTTGCTACGCTCCAATTGGAAATTAAGCAAAAGACAAAAACGAACTCAGCATCCATAAACCCAAGTTCACAAAGAAAGTACCAAGCTAAACTAAACCCGTACTCTAAATAACAAAAACAGCAGTCTGCCATAATTTACTAGCAAATCCAATTACCACCATctcttttttacaaaattatg belongs to Nymphaea colorata isolate Beijing-Zhang1983 chromosome 13, ASM883128v2, whole genome shotgun sequence and includes:
- the LOC116267343 gene encoding probable LRR receptor-like serine/threonine-protein kinase At1g67720, coding for MAPSTSLPLFFFFFSTLFFISQSQITARNGLMINCGSSRSIVSNGLSWTPDSSYITTGSSASLKRPNTDPVFSTLRYFNETARKSCFVLPVLRGIRYLVRTAYFYGGFDGRNVPPVFDQIVDGTFWSTVNTSKDYAMNRPSFYELILAATRKTISVCVARNKKTTTYPFISAIQLIRLEGSVYNSTDFGKHALSTVARHAFGYGGKTIRFPDDQFDRFWDQFPDNQSFSTTSNVSVTGFWNMPPSKVFDTGLTPKEGKKLELQWPSVALQNSSYYIALYFRHHQVPGSPPWRALSVSVNNVEFYRNLNVTPGGEVVFATRWPLFNFTRISLSASAQSAVGPVINAGELLQIVNLGGRTLTRDVIALEALKRSMLTPPLDWNGDPCLPQENSWTGVTCYEGSRVRVVRLNLTGMGISGSLPPLIAKMSALDEIWLGYNKFSGTIPDLRPLKRLKILHLENNELNGTIPSTLGMVQNLRELYLQNNNLTGKIPANLRKAGLHLQISPGNPLLRR